CACGTTGGCGGAGTGGATGTACTTGAGCCCCCGGAGCAGCTGGTACATGAACAGCTTGGCGTGCTCCTCGGTCAGCGTGCCCTGCTCCAGCAGGCGTGCCAGGTCGGTCTCCATATACTCCTGGACGATGTAGGCCACGCTGAACTTGAACAGCTCGCCCTGCAGGTCGGTGCCCTGGGGCCCCAGCACCTCGTACACCTTCACGATGTTGTCGTGGTCCAGGCGCTGGATAATCTTGATCTCCCGGAGCGCGTGCTTCCTGCTTCGGGCATCACTCAGGGTGATCTTCTTCACCGCCACCTTCCGGCGGGCCCTGCTGTCCACGGCCGACAGCACCAGCCCGTTGACGCCGAAACCCAGGGGCTGGAAGTCAACGAAGCGCCCGCCCAGGTCATACCCGTAGACACTGGCGAGGCAGTCACCCTTCTCGGCCATGGTTGGCTCAGTGGTCAGGCGCTGCCCGTGAGACAGAGGGGCCGTCAGGAAAGACCAAGTCCCAGCTCCTGGCTTCCCCAGCCCTCCTCATTCTGTCAAGTCCCAAGGCTGAAGGATGCCTTCTCTCCTGGTGATGTCACTGGCTCTCTGGGGACAAGAGTGGCATCTGTCCATACCTGCTGAGCTGCGGAAGCTGGAGGCTCAGACTGTCCCCTTAGCCTTGCCCTGGGAAGGCTGTCCACCAACTCCTATGTACCCTGAGCCTCCCTGGAAGCTTAGAAGGGCTCATGATTCTTTCAAATACAGTATCTTGGAAAGAAAACCCAGTCCCATTATCTATGTGAATGGAAAGTTTTCTCTCATGATGGACCACAAAGTAAAGATGCAGAAACTCTCCCCTTTAAATCCTTTGTTAGAAGAGGTTCCTTCTGGCTCAAATGTGGAGCCGTTGCTGAACTGTGTTCCTTTCCTTTAGATGGTCCAAAGTCTAGTGGTATCGCAGCCTCTGGCAGCCTGGGAGCTGCCCTCCAGGTCCCAAGCAGTATGAAGGGATCCCAGCAGTGGATTTGAGAGGCTTGTAGGGACTTCTCTGTACCTCTGCCAGCTTTACTTTCTACCAGCTTCTCTCAGATTCTGAAGCCCAAACAAGTCTGTTGAATATTGGTGAAGAAGGCTGGAGAAATTCATGCACCTTTCATGAGCTCTACACCAAGCTGCACCTGAAGTCCCAGACCTGGGTCTCACCTGCCTGGCCTGGACCCTCTGGAGACTTCAGATGCTGGCagcgtcctctgtcaccccctcatCCACATCACCGTGAAGGAGATTGTGTTCTGCTGGACCCAGAGAGGCTGGCAGGAATGCAGCATCTTTCAGATCGAGTCTCCTTCCCTGTCAAAGAAACAATGTTGGTAAATTTCCACACTTCAGCTTCCAACACCTTCCCACTTGGGTGCCTTTTGTTAACCAGCCCAAGTGTTATTTGATCTGTCCAGCCAGCTGAAACATTGCTTGCTCAGGGGATTCCAGGCTTTGCACTGCCCAAGCCACCCAGCCTGCTGTGTGCAACGCTCCCCTGAAAGAGAGAAGATGGATTGATTTGATAAGATCATCAGCTAGTGTGCCTTTAATGTAAATGCCTTCTCCCTGAAGGTTAACATGCACAAACTGTGGGTGGCAGTGATCAGCTCTGACTTTTGCAAAAATCATTCATTATGCCCTCCAAACACACACAGCAGCACTAGCTGAGAAGGGTAACAGTAAAAAGAAACTCGTTGCAGATGGAAAATAAAGGatcaataaatttgtttttctacttggaccccttttcttcttttgcaaatgtctttgaatattttgaaagaatttgctAAACACAGATTTAATTATTTGCATCTCTTGCTTTCCATGTAATAGCACAAGAATGCATACATACAAACTATAAGGAAATTTTATTGCCaccctagaaaaggaaatttcTGCACAGCAAAGCAGGACACAGACTTCTTAGCATGACAGTAGGATTGGCACGATGAACTGTATTCTTTTAGATAATGGGGACCTAGCTCTTGAAAGCAATGAATCAGATCATATCCTGATTGCCCCCTGGTGGTTCTTGACTCAAATTACAGGCAAAGGACTTaagtggggaggaaaaaaaaatggcaaaaatagcAATTTAGACTTCTGAAGTAAAGGCAATATTATAGCTTCTTAGGGAGTGACAGGTTTCATAAGTTTGTTAGGTCCACATATATACAGGGAACAAATACTGTATCCTATGCAAAGGAGTGAATCTAGCCAGGGCTGCTTCTTAATTCTCTTCATACTGTAGGGTCCCCTACAGGGCTACGTACACATCTGAACTTTGCAAATGGTAAACGAAGCAAGACAATTGTCAACTCAATGCTCTAAAATTAAAGGGACAAATTAGAGGACACAAGTGATCTGAAATAGTAAACAATCAGATGCTCTCTAAAGACTTCTAATGAAAGGAATTTGCCAAGAATCTGAAACATAATAACTGCTCAAGAGATATTACCTGTTGCAGCTACTCTTAAAAATTCCATTATACTTGAATAAGATGTACCTGCTATTCTGATGTTTCATCAACCTTCAGTAATTCTACTATATGTGTTTTTATTGGGCCCAGACACAAAATAATCAGAATTTCAGACTGGGAAGCAACTGTAGCAAACAAGTCCAGTGGTCCTTAATTGAGGGTGGTCCTGTCTTCTTTGGCTACTCTGACAAGGAGTCACTACAGGCCTTTAATGGGCAGAGCCGGCTTTGCTAACCATCCTGACGAGCATCTCCATCAATGAATAATACCAGCATCTCCACTGAGAGACTGCAATTCTAGTCCCAGtttccattttgcaaataagaGCACTGAGGCTCAAAGAACGCCAGCTTAGTGCTTCTAGCACAGACAGGGTCAATAAACACTTGAGGAATTTATAAATACCATTCACTTTGAAGATTCCAAGCCAGTTAGAGATAGTGCTGAGACCACCCACTGAGTCAGTCTGGCCTGTGCAGTGAAGTCCACTTGGTCACCTAATTCGGGGGGAAAAAAGAACCACCTGGGgccccattccatccctcctcCAATTCCTGCTGCCCAAGTCAGGGAATAGAAACTAAACTGGAACTCCTTTCACTTTCTACCCATACACTTGGCCTGGTTCCCAAGGGCACAGCAAACAGAGGCAATTGTATATTTTGCTTTATGAGGGGAGACGCTGAAGGCTTCTTCCCTTTCCAGCTCCCACTGGGTGGTAAACAGAGACGGACGGGAATGAGCACCTAAACAGGGAGATGACATCACCAGCAAGCTGCAGGCAGGATTTGTTCCAGATCAGCTGCAGTGCAGATAATCTGTGGATAATTAAGaggggctttatttatttttaaaactctttcttcttcctctcacaGGCAGAGGGgctgccatgtgtgtgtgtgagagagagagagtggtcTGCTCAACAAACTATTGGCAGGTGCCTCTTCGCCTTGGGAAGGCTCTATTCCAGGTACTCCACTGAACTCATGGCCCCTAAATATACTCTTTAAACTCCTTGTTTCTTTCCTTGCATCTTCCCAGTTCCTGAAATGTTCTGCTTCCTGCCCACTTGAAACCCTGTCCATCATTCTGAATCCAGATGAAGTCTTACTTCCCCTCTGAAGTGTCCTCAGTGACATTCCAATCTTTTCTGAACTCCTGTACATCCGTCTGCATATACTGTATTTGACATTTGCCATATACTAATCTGGGCTGTCATTTAACTTTTTATACATGTCCATCTCTCAACTTGACTTTAAGCTTCGAGTCCAGGACACAAAGCAGCACTTAGACCATAACGGTGGACTGGCGTTACCTTCGGTCCACTTGTTATGTCTACAAAACTGCAATGCCCACCTTCCGGAGACAGTCAGCCTGTCGCCCTTCCGCCGCTGCCCCAATGCAACGTGTTCATTGCTACAGAGCTCTTCACACAAGCTTCGGCTGCTCAGACAAACCAGTATTTCTGAACTTAGATGCTGCCTCTCTCAGCATTTCAACACAAACCAGGCAGCCCTCGTCTGACCATTTCTCTATTCCCATTTGAGTTTACTGTGATTCATCCCTTCTCAAACCTCCTACTTTCTAAGTTTTCCCATATCATTTTCCTATAATTTCTGCCATAAACCCTTTGCCTTTCCCCACAGGGGGACTGATTATGAAACACCAATTACCTAAGAAGTCTCGGATTAGTGGTTCTTTTCTGGCGTGGGCCCATCGGCCCTGGGGAGTCCCAGACCCCACCCCTGGATGTGCCCTCCTGGGCAGAGGGTGGATGGCAGCTCTCGATGTGATGAAGCTTCCAGAGCAAAGCAGAGCCGTTCCCCATCTGGAGGTGGTGGCTCAGAGCTGCTCTGAATCACAGGTGTGATTGGGAACTAGGGAGCTGGCATTCACCTTGAGAGGCGGAAAGGTCATGGTTCAGTTGGGCTCAAATGACACTTGGGGAGAAGAATGCGTATAATTCTTCCAAGGGCAGCAAGGCTCCCGTGATTCCATGGGGAACGTTGTAATAAAACACACAAATGGAAAGCTCTACCCCCAGACTTCGTCCAGCGGAACTTATCCTCTCCACTGATTTCTCACCAACTTTCCACCAATCTCTTATCTGAGGCCAATTAATTATCTTCTCACGCATTCAGCTTTTAACATGTAGAGGCAAACCAGAGACGAGCTGGTGTGTGCCAACTGCCCCCTTCGAGGACTCCTGGGGCTCTGGTTCAGAAAGTGGCTTTGGAAAGTCTAAATTTAGACTCACCTCCTCTGATCCTCCCCAACCTCACATTGGCAGCTTTCAGCAGGAACTATGGCCCCCAGCGAGGTGCTGACATTTCCCAGACACTGCTTTCTTCCCACTCCTGAGCATCTAAAAACTTACAGGAAAGCCTCCTCCGGCGGGGCCGATGTTTACCATTGAACAGGCTATCCACTGCACAGTTCCAGGTGCTATCATTCATACCACAGTCGAGTCTGCCTGACTCAAAGTTTGGAGATCCTAATTGCTGTAGTCTATGTGAATGAAGTACCCTAGCAGAgactgacaatttttttttttcccctataaagGGTCAAGAATAAATATCTTAGGCTTTATAGCACAGTCTTTGGTACAACTACTCAACCCTGTCTTCGCATCACAAGAGCAGTCACAGACAATACCTAAATGAATGGCATGGCTGTATTTCAGGAACACTTCATTTACAAAAGTAGGTGGGGGGCTGGGTTTGGCCAGGGGGTAAGTTGCTGACCCCTGCTCTGCATCATGTAGGAACATCTTCTAGCTTGTTCTCAAGGAGGCACTGAAGTATGCGGTAACTGGGCCCTTCCTACCCTACCTCATTTCCCCTCGGAGCTGCCCTAGGCCCCAAGACTGCCCTCCTTAGGAGGTTCCCTGGGCTCCAGACTCCATCAGGCTTAGTTCAGCTCATCTATACATTTCATGCCCTCAGGACCCAGCTTTCCAACGAACTACTTTCCAACTCTGATGATTCTATGGTGCTGTTGATGGGCCTCACTCCCAAACCCCACATGCATCTTCACAGAGGCTTTCTGGGGAAGTGGCAAAGACAACCTGATGAAGACGGGGTACCTACACACAGGGAGGGCTCACGCTGGGCTGAGGGACTGACATTAGTTGGTTGGGTCTCATGAGCGCCCCTGGGGATTGACATCATTCTCCCACGAAGACTCTGAGGGAAacaactttcccaaagtcacacaagcAGCCAGTGGCAAATCTGGGGATGTAAACACGAGTCTGCCTGCTGCCAAAGTCCACACGTCTCATCCCTGTAGCATATTAGCTGAGCCCAAGTAAGTGATTCCCACACCAAGAAGGATCTAGACCCAGTGTGACTTCCCAGGATTAGTGAAGGACAAGTCTGGGGGAGGCACACCTTGGGGTTCTTAAAGCACAAAGCAGCCCCCTTTCCAGCATGTGTTCAGCCCCAATATGGAGATCACAGTTAATTAGCCCACTTGAtacaaagaaaaatggagaagtgAAACAGTAAAATGAGATTGGGTGAAAGAAAATGTaccaaacacaaaacaaaatcaataaacaaacaaaacctctgCTAAGTTCAAACAACCATAACCCTGCCTTCCAACCAGTACCTGACCTCTTCTCTAACTGTAAGCCTCAGATGCCAGAGCCCTGGCTGCAGGGACTGGCCATCCTAGGGGGAGGGTCCCACCTCCCCAGGAACCACGCCCACTTCCTCCAGTGGAACACAGACCAAGTCTGGGTCAGCCACTGAGTGGCCGAGCCCAACTCAGGGATGACCCGTGGCTGGATGGGGGGTCTACAGCAGAGCTTCTCAACATCAGCACAGTTAAGATTAAGTCACTCTTGGGgtttccctgaaggctcagatggtaaagaatctgcctgcaatgcaggagagccagcttcaatccctaggtcaggaagatcccctggagtaagggaatggcagcccactcctgtattcctgcctggcaTACCacagtcgcagagtcagacacaactgagcaactaacatttgcACTTTTGTTCTTGGCTGCAGGCCTGGCCTGTGCGCTGTAGGGTAttgagcagcatccctggcctctacccactagacaCCAGTAGTGACCCCTAGTTGTTGCAACCAAAATATCTCTAATCATTGAAAACTATCACCAGTGGAGGAGGCACAAAATCACACCCAGCAGAGAACCACTGGTCCAAAGCAGCACTTTCTAGCAGAGACAGCATTGTCAATTTCACAGTAGAGTTATTTGTTTCGTGAGGCTCTGGggacctcccaggtggtgcttagTGGTAAAGGATGCCACACGACCTCAGAAGAGAGGTGACCATGTGGCCTGGCCGAGGAAAGGGCTGCTGATCCCGCGGCAGTGATCTCCCCGGTGTTTAGCACTGAGCCTCTGTGCGTCTTGCACTAGGCAGCAGCCGTGGGGCGCCCAGGAATCAAGGGGAACAACTCTTCCTGGTCTTTTGACTTTTGAAGTACCACTCCCTCCACCCAGGAGGTGAACAGGCTGGGGGGCGTTGACGGGTAGAAAGGTGTCTGAGCCTGGAAGCCCTTTCTGTTTGTGGGAACCTAGGTGCAGGGGCAGCTGGCTCTCCCCAGGGTTGACACTCATGATGCCGACTCCGGCTGCAAGTCCTATGCCCCAAGCCTCTCTCACCCCCAGGACACTCCAGCTGAGGTCCTTGGATACCCCTTCACACGCCAGCCAGCAGTTCAGCCACCAACCCCAGGCCCAAAGCATTGCTTGgcctaaaatacatatatgtccCAAGTGGGGAGCCACTGACAGGCCCTGGTCCCCAGGCCAGCCCCAGTGAGCATCCTCCCCTGAGATGTGCAAATGCCTTCACGTCCCTGCGAGGCAGCAATGCCACTGGCTCTGGCTGGTTTCCCGTATACGGCTTCCTCCAGAACATGCCAGTGGGGATGCCAAGTATAAGAAACAGGAGGGGAACCTGTTTTATCTTCATCTCCTtgagggggggtggggaggagagctcCAGAGGGGCTGGAAGGACAAAAGTTGCAGAGGGAACATCAGACTCTGGGGTTACTGCCTCCCCCCAAAGCAGACTCTggaagcattcagttcagtctttcctctgtcttttctcttgAAAATTACATAACCAGCCAGGGAGAACAAAGGCTTCCCAAGCCTCCCAACAATACTGAAATAGCTCGGAGAGAAATTCCGGCGACCTCATTGGAGCTCCAAAGCCCACATCGGTGCAGTCTGGGGGCGGGCAGACTGGGTCCTCGCGTGGAGGGGAGTGGGTGCTGGTCGCCACGGGAACAGCATGGAGGCAGGAGCTGCACCTGCCCAGGCTGGAGGCTGCGAGTGTGACTTTCAGATCACAAGTGtgtgaggctgtgtgtgtgtggcagcaCTGAAATCCTTCTGATTTGACACAACTCCTCCATCTGACCTTTATCGACGcaaaggaaaaactttttttttccttaaggaagAAAACCTGGGATCACAGAAGATGTTGGCCTCTTTCAAAATCTAAATCAGGACAGCTATGACTTCAGTGGCTAAATAAGGTGAGCCCTTTGGGGCTTGCTTTGTTTGGACTGCGTTCTAAAGGGCAGAGATCCCAGCCAGGGTCTCAGCCTCCCCAAAGCACAGCCTGCCTCCTTCATTTCTCCCACACTCACACTAGCACCCACTGCACGGTGCCCATGGGCCACTGTGCCTTCCTGAATTCCAAGACTATTCTCTCTGAGCCTAGATTTCATAAGCCATCGTGGTCCCTGGAGGAGCTTGATGTTTAAAACTGGCTGTTCCTGCCAAACATTGGGGCCCGTACGGGGAGCCACTTACCCCCTACCTGCAGGGTCAGCACATGGCAAGGATGCTGAAAGATCCCTGGTTTGTAGCTAAAGGATACAGCATTAAGTTATCTTGCCTTTAGATCAGAAATGGCAAATATGTGTCACGTGTACTACAATCAACCCATTTTTGCACCCACAGCAGATGCTGATAACCAGTGATCACCCCTCTGCCCTGATGAGCCAGGAAGACGAGAACCCCTCTCTATCAGCGTTCTGAGAGCTCCTGTTGACTACCCACAGCTGGTTCTCAGGGCAGAGCTGATCTGCATGGACGGGCAGGCTCTCTCTGAGCTCCTGCCCCCACTGAGATCAAGCCCCCACCGTGTTTCCCAGGCACACAGTCTGACTTGCTGGTGTTTATTGAgggcctactatgtgctgggcaccaTCACACATGTTCAACAATGTTTGAAGCTCCATGGCACATGAGGGGGAAGGCATAATTATTCTCGACATGAATAAACACAGTGCCAGTGATTTGTGCAGGGCAGgcacctgtcccctcccctcccttctgttttgagagaagtgaagtgacttgctcaagatcacacactAGATGCGGGTTGAGCCCACTTCCTGATCCAGGCTTGGTTGCAACCCTCGTGCATTCTGTCACCTCCTATGGGGGCTCCTGCCATGAAGTTCCCACCGCCATCCCTCTCACATTTGAGGGctcacttttgtttctttagtctCCCCAGTTCCTTGGAGGAGAAGCATTTGCCTTGATCCTTTAAATCGCCTTGGAAACTGGCATCCCTTTTAAAGGTATCAGCCTCTGACCTCACAGCTTCCTTGATTCTATTCACCAACCATCCACTGAATACGTCATCTTCTCTCTTGCCTCTGGGCCTCCATGCATGCCGTTTCCTCCCTTCCTCTAGCTAATTCTTACTTCTCCTCTAGGTCTAAGCTTAAATGCCCCTTCATctcagaagccttccctgattgtTCCCTTCCCCAGATTAGCTTATCTGTCAGGCTGTGTTCTCCCCTCTTATACTACTTTCTCCCTTTTAGTCTGAGCTTTAATCTCTTGTCTTCAGTGTTTGATTGGAAGCTTGGAGAAGCAGCGACCCATGTGCATCACTCTGGCCCCAATGTCTAATTCTTAACTTACTTAATGATAAATAATATTGGGCACAACAGTCCGCAGGtgatcccggtttgattcctgggtcgagaagatcccccggagaagggataggctacccactccagtcttcttgggcttccttggtggttcagatggtcaagaatcctcctgggtttgatccctgcgttgggaagatcccctggaggagggcatggcaaccttctccagtattcctgcctggagaattcccatggacagaggaacctggcgggctacagtccgtggggtcgcaaagagtcaaacacgactgagcgactaagcacagcacagggcaGAACAAATGGATTCTAAGAAGCCCCGTGGTCCAGTGTCACTGACAAATTCAAATTTGTGATACTTCTTTTCTCCTCATGAGATGCCACCCAGATGTGAGAATTTCACAAGTTTTTTCCTGATTCGAATCCTGCATGCGGTACAGTCCCTTTAATAAATTCCATAGAGTTCTTGACTTCCTTCCACTGGTCCGCTTCCCACCCAGGCACCTGGCCCTTTGTCCAGTGGATGCACCACACGCTACCCCCTACTCTTCCCACGGAGGCTAATCATATCCAGGGGTTGCGCTCAAAGGTACAAAGAAATCATTCGTAGAGCAGAAAGAATGTTCTCTCTCCTGGTGATTGCAGCCCCCTGTTCACAGTGACAGAAGAGGTGGTATTCTGACAGCTCAGATGACAGCAACAATCTCTGCCTCACACGGCACCGTCACAGCCGAGGAGGAAAGCTGCGGGCGGGAGGCCAGCAGGCCAGGGTTCGAGTCCTCTCGCTGCCTGGGTGCTCTCCAGCAAGGAGCTgctaatctgtgaaatgggaatgacCAGACTTCCCCACCTCCAGATCACGAGAAACAAACCTCAGGTATTTacaagccactcagtctatggtactttgttgTAGGAGCCCAAACAGACTGAgacacccagttcagttcagtcgcttagtcgtgtccaattctttgcgaccccatggactgcagcacgccagacctccctgtccttcagcatctgccagagcttgctcaaactcatgtccattgaaccagtgatgccatcccaccatctcaacctctgtcatccccttctcctcctgccttcaatcttttctagcatcagggtcttttcagatgagttggctcttcacatcaagtggccaaagacttggagtttcagcttcagcatcagtccttccaatgaatattcagggttgatttcctttaggatgaactagtttgatctccttgctgtccaagggactctcaagagtcttctccaacaccacagttcaaaagcatcaattcttcagcactcagccttctttatggtccaactctcacatccatacatgactactggaaaaaccatagctttgatttacggacctttgttggcaaagcgatgtctctgcttcttaataccaGGGGGCTAACCCAGCCCATCATGGTGAGGCCACTTGCTCTTAGTGGCCTCCACGTGTCCATCGCCCTCTCCTCCGCTCTCCCTGTGAACACCTCCTTCACTGAAAGGTTATGAGACTCCAAGACTCAGAATCTCAAGCCACAGAGATCACACGGTAGGAATGTGACCCACTGGAAGGGAAACGTGCTGATGGGtacttgctttttcattttcctcctcgTTCTAGCAGGAGACATACCAGCGAGTGTCACTGGCCTCTTAGATGCAATGAGTCCCCGCAAGCCTGTGAGAGATTCTACATACAAATAGGCCTCTTATGTTTGATGGTCAAGACCATTAAAACCTACTGGACGtgaaagcaggaaggaaggaagtgatcAGTCTTTCGATTATGAGAACTCCTAGAGAAGAATGGTTCCACTGCCTGGGAAGGGAGTGGAGGAAGACTGGAGAAAAAAGTGATGGAAGCAAGAGAGCAAGAGGAagcagggaggtgggcaggggaccACCCCCAGCCTCTGCACCTGCCCGTCTCCCACCCTGGGGTTCTTAAGATAAATGAGGCAAAGAACAGGAGCCGAGATGGTGACACCGGGTTTTCCAGCTGGCACGTGTGTTCTCAGCTGGTTTTGACTTCATTTGGAGAAGAGTGAGCATCCTGGGTATCAGAACACTGCCAGCTCAGCTCACACTAATCACCCTCACCCTCGCCAGGTGGCTCAgccagcaaagaatctgcctgtaatgcgggagacctgggtttgatccctgggccgggaagattcccctggaggaggaaatgacaacccactctggtattcttgcctgggaaatcccgtggacagaggagcctggtgggttacagggttacagttcatggggtcacaaaacagcaactgacactttcactttgccaGATGAGGAGACTGGGACCCAGAAAAAGGCAATGACTCTTCAGGTCACTCAGAGAGGCAGGAACCAGGCTTCGTGGAGTGCCCCAGGCTGCCGGTTTGGGGCACAGGCACCTCCAGTGGTTTCTTGGGCCCCAGGACCACCACGCAAAAGGCCAAGACAGCCTCCATCAAAGAGGAACAGCATCCTGACCAGGCTGCCAGACAGCAGCATGCGGCCAGGACTGGCGGGCTGGGAAGGAGCAGCCCCGCCTCCTCAAATCATTAAGTAATTATTCAGCAACGGGGAAAAGCATGGCATATGGACCGTGTGGCAGCAGCTGTCAGCCTTCCAGACTGGGATCCTCTCCCCTCAGTGACAGCGGCGCTGggagccaggctgggctgggggaggaggaaggaggaggggatggtgACTTGGTCCCTGTCCCCACCAAGGATGCGCAGGGCTTATGCCCAGCACGGTGCCAGACGGACCCTGGAGGGACGGAGCCAGTGTCTGCAGTGTCGGGAAGGCTCCAAGTCCATTTTGGACTGGGGAGAGCCCAACCCCCACAGGCCAGGGGCAAGAGCCCCCGCTGTCTGTTCACGTGAAACCGAGACCGTGAAGGAGACACAGGGATGTGCGTGGTCTTAAGCCTCAAGGTACCAGCGAGACAGTGGGCACTCCAAATCCTGAAAAGAGGCAAGGTGGGGCCCGAGCTGGAGGAGTGAACAAGGGGGAGAAGGAGACCAGGGAGCAGAagtgaggagacagagaagggagagtaaggaaagaaagagggaccccaccccacctcacccccagacGCTTCTCCTGCCTCCTTACTGAGTCACTGGGCGGTTGCGAGCACTTGGTACCCAGACCATCCTCACTGCCCAGGAGCCTTAGACACACACATCATTAAAAGTCCTCACTGCAGAAAGTGCTGGAACTTTGAGAAGGGCAGCAGCGTGACCAACACAATACAGACAAACATAATCATGCTGCAGCCACCGACTCCACGCCTCTCCTGGGTACTGGGAGTCCTGGGCAGGGACCGGATTTTTTTTACCTGCTGGGCGTCGTTAGCTGGAAGCCTGGATCAGGCT
The sequence above is a segment of the Odocoileus virginianus isolate 20LAN1187 ecotype Illinois chromosome 22, Ovbor_1.2, whole genome shotgun sequence genome. Coding sequences within it:
- the MAPK4 gene encoding mitogen-activated protein kinase 4 isoform X2, giving the protein MAEKGDCLASVYGYDLGGRFVDFQPLGFGVNGLVLSAVDSRARRKVAVKKITLSDARSRKHALREIKIIQRLDHDNIVKVYEVLGPQGTDLQGELFKFSVAYIVQEYMETDLARLLEQGTLTEEHAKLFMYQLLRGLKYIHSANVLHRDLKPANIFISTEDLVLKIGDFGLARIVDQHYSHKGYLSEGLVTKWYRSPRLLLSPNNYTKAIDMWAAGCILAEMLTGRMLFAGAHELEQMQLILETVPVIREEDKDELLKVMPSFVSSTWEVKRPLRKLLPEVNSEGTP